From Thermomicrobiales bacterium, the proteins below share one genomic window:
- a CDS encoding ABC transporter permease has product MFLALREIWHAKLRFALITLVIVMVSSLVFIISGLANGLSEGNTAAIEALPANGIVVSAGSDYQLDRSTIKANDASSIASLPGVEAAELIGISSASVKSEASDSLIGVSLFGVDPAGMVTPSIDEGTWIGDTTNGVVIDESLAKKGIGVGDSLTLEPEGIELDVTGIVSGQSYRIAPVIFMPLELWQSARAAGGGYQESTATAVLVKGSGTALVQIPTAVPDTMVGSKKQVSDHIPGESEQNSTLLLIQIFLVVIAA; this is encoded by the coding sequence GTGTTTCTGGCGTTGCGAGAAATCTGGCACGCGAAGTTGCGATTCGCCCTGATCACGCTAGTCATCGTCATGGTGTCCAGTCTGGTTTTCATCATCTCCGGACTCGCGAATGGGCTGAGTGAAGGCAACACCGCAGCCATCGAGGCGCTACCCGCCAACGGCATCGTCGTCAGCGCAGGAAGCGACTATCAACTGGATCGCTCCACGATCAAGGCTAACGATGCGTCGTCGATCGCGTCGCTGCCCGGAGTCGAAGCGGCGGAACTGATCGGTATCTCCTCCGCGAGCGTGAAGTCGGAGGCGAGCGATTCGCTCATTGGGGTCTCGCTCTTCGGAGTGGACCCGGCTGGCATGGTGACGCCTTCGATCGACGAGGGGACGTGGATCGGTGACACGACGAACGGAGTCGTCATCGACGAATCGCTGGCAAAGAAAGGGATCGGGGTCGGCGACTCGCTAACACTCGAACCGGAGGGCATCGAGCTCGACGTCACCGGCATCGTCTCCGGGCAGTCCTATCGCATTGCCCCAGTGATCTTCATGCCCCTCGAGCTTTGGCAATCGGCGCGAGCCGCCGGCGGCGGTTACCAGGAATCGACCGCGACGGCCGTGCTGGTAAAGGGATCCGGGACAGCGCTCGTGCAGATTCCGACTGCCGTTCCCGACACGATGGTCGGCAGCAAGAAGCAAGTGAGCGACCATATCCCCGGTGAGTCCGAGCAGAACAGCACGCTGCTCCTGATTCAGATCTTCCTGGTCGTGATCGCCGCG
- a CDS encoding PadR family transcriptional regulator, with the protein MSSALDTQIEQTQIDTTGWDERALLLLGVLMSQDQHGYQINEFIERALCRVTTMKKPTAYALLDRLSARGYIDEYHEQAGNRPQRRVYSITPDGRSLFYALLRENLAETSSATDEGDIGLMLMQYLERKDAIERLRQRLAKVEALIADQAEIPPHKGKISVDLALDHLRAIRIADRDWLTRKIAELESESAAS; encoded by the coding sequence ATGAGCAGCGCCTTGGATACTCAGATCGAGCAGACGCAGATCGACACGACGGGATGGGACGAACGAGCCCTGCTCCTGCTTGGCGTCCTCATGAGTCAGGATCAGCACGGATACCAGATCAATGAGTTCATCGAACGGGCGCTCTGTCGTGTGACGACGATGAAGAAGCCAACGGCCTACGCGCTGCTCGATCGGCTATCCGCGCGGGGGTATATCGACGAGTATCACGAGCAGGCAGGCAACCGGCCGCAACGACGGGTCTATTCGATAACCCCGGACGGGCGTTCGTTGTTCTACGCACTGCTCAGGGAGAATCTGGCTGAAACAAGCAGCGCCACCGACGAGGGCGACATTGGCTTGATGCTGATGCAGTATCTGGAGCGGAAGGATGCGATCGAGCGGCTGCGACAGCGACTGGCGAAGGTCGAGGCGCTGATCGCGGATCAGGCGGAGATTCCGCCCCACAAGGGCAAGATCAGTGTCGACCTGGCGCTCGACCATCTGCGCGCCATTCGCATCGCCGATCGGGATTGGCTCACGCGGAAAATCGCCGAGCTCGAATCCGAATCGGCCGCATCATGA
- the nrdR gene encoding transcriptional regulator NrdR — MKCPYCQAPDSRVTDSREISGGSAIRRRRECLLCGRRFTTFERIDLAGLVVVKKDGRRQEFDPEKLRQKLRVALTKRPVGEEQIDQLVQRVEADLLAQGNAEIPSSAIGEAVLQQLKQVDHVAYIRFASVYREFTDLEDLKREVDDLSIVDGS; from the coding sequence ATGAAATGCCCATATTGTCAGGCGCCTGATTCGCGAGTAACCGATAGCCGGGAGATCTCCGGAGGGAGCGCTATTCGCCGCCGGCGAGAATGCCTGCTGTGCGGACGACGCTTCACGACTTTCGAGCGAATCGATCTCGCGGGCCTGGTAGTCGTCAAGAAGGACGGGCGCCGCCAGGAGTTCGATCCGGAGAAGCTGCGCCAGAAACTGCGCGTCGCGCTAACCAAGCGCCCGGTCGGCGAAGAGCAGATCGATCAACTCGTCCAACGAGTCGAAGCCGATCTCCTCGCCCAGGGCAATGCCGAAATCCCGTCGTCGGCGATCGGCGAAGCCGTCCTCCAGCAACTCAAACAGGTCGATCACGTCGCCTATATTCGATTCGCATCGGTCTATCGCGAGTTCACCGATCTTGAGGATCTCAAGCGGGAAGTCGACGATCTGAGTATCGTCGATGGGTCATGA
- the ftsZ gene encoding cell division protein FtsZ, which yields MSNRLAPQTFARIKVIGVGGAGGNAINRMVEMGVDGIEFVSVNTDGQALLNSNANISVRIGDKLTKGLGAGGRPEVGMRAAEESADQLQELVRNTDMVFITAGMGGGTGTGASPVIAKIAKNAGALTVGVVTRPFEFEGTRRRKAADEGITALRESVDALITIPNERLLQLVDPKTPITEAFRTADDVLRQGIGGISDLITKPGVINLDFADVRTIMHNAGSALMAIGFGTGETRTIDAAKEAIASPLLETSIEGATGVLYNITGSSNLTLTETSDAAEIIRAAVDEDAEIIYGTSIDESMGDSVMITLIATGFNDRDQMPEFQHQMRRPSRQHPQQQRQQVYRTGQNDHAPRAPHYSPVLPDDEFDEESSIIRFLRER from the coding sequence GTGTCAAATCGTCTTGCACCTCAGACCTTCGCCCGCATCAAGGTCATCGGCGTCGGTGGCGCCGGTGGCAACGCCATCAACCGGATGGTGGAGATGGGGGTCGACGGGATCGAATTCGTTTCCGTCAACACCGATGGCCAGGCGCTGCTCAACAGCAACGCCAACATCTCGGTGCGCATCGGTGACAAGCTAACCAAGGGGCTTGGCGCCGGTGGGCGGCCCGAGGTGGGCATGCGGGCCGCCGAAGAAAGCGCCGACCAGCTTCAGGAGCTGGTGCGCAACACGGACATGGTTTTCATCACGGCCGGGATGGGTGGAGGCACGGGCACCGGCGCGTCGCCCGTGATTGCCAAGATTGCCAAGAACGCGGGCGCGCTGACAGTTGGTGTCGTCACGCGGCCATTCGAATTCGAAGGGACGCGGCGACGTAAGGCTGCCGACGAGGGGATCACCGCGCTGCGTGAAAGCGTCGACGCGTTGATCACGATCCCCAACGAACGGCTGTTGCAACTGGTCGATCCGAAAACGCCCATTACCGAGGCGTTCCGCACCGCGGACGATGTCTTGCGGCAAGGGATCGGTGGTATCTCGGATCTGATTACGAAGCCGGGCGTCATCAACCTCGACTTCGCCGACGTGCGCACGATCATGCACAACGCGGGGTCGGCGTTGATGGCGATTGGGTTCGGCACTGGCGAAACCCGCACGATCGATGCGGCCAAGGAAGCGATCGCGAGCCCGCTGTTGGAGACCAGCATCGAAGGCGCCACCGGGGTGCTCTACAACATCACCGGGAGCTCAAATCTCACGCTGACCGAAACGAGTGACGCGGCGGAGATCATCCGCGCGGCCGTAGACGAAGATGCCGAGATCATCTACGGCACGTCGATCGATGAATCGATGGGCGATTCCGTGATGATCACGCTCATCGCCACCGGTTTCAACGACCGGGATCAGATGCCGGAATTCCAGCACCAGATGCGCCGGCCGTCGCGTCAGCACCCGCAACAGCAGCGCCAACAGGTCTATCGAACGGGCCAGAATGACCACGCGCCACGCGCGCCGCACTACAGCCCGGTCCTGCCGGACGATGAGTTCGATGAAGAATCGAGCATCATCCGCTTCCTGCGTGAACGTTAG
- a CDS encoding D-alanine--D-alanine ligase family protein, which yields MSGQDRIDDAAGRKVRVAVIFGGQSGEHDVSLRSAQTVLGALDETRFEAIPIGVTREGQWLTGSDSMAQLTASSPLFALEGPSEPDAETLEIALASTSQSLPGGFGADIDVVFPVLHGPMGEDGTVQGMLELAGIPYVGSNVLGSALAMDKAMAKLVFEQHGIPQAPWLLVNRRDWERDPGAVAGKISIQLGYPCFVKPANMGSSVGVSKVHNPTELAAAMELAGRLDRRIVVEKGVNARELEVSVLGNEDPIASVVGEVVSVNEFYDYSAKYVDEGSQLLVPADIPADVQAEIQRIAVEAFIALDLAGLARVDFFLDVDTGQVLLNEVNTMPGFTSISMYPRLWEASGISLPELVERLLQLALARSEDRKASAAHS from the coding sequence ATGAGCGGACAGGATCGGATCGACGACGCAGCCGGGCGGAAAGTGCGGGTCGCGGTCATCTTTGGAGGCCAGTCGGGCGAGCACGATGTTTCGCTCCGGTCGGCGCAGACCGTTCTGGGAGCGCTCGATGAAACCCGCTTCGAAGCGATACCCATCGGCGTGACGCGGGAGGGGCAGTGGCTGACCGGGTCTGACTCGATGGCGCAGCTTACGGCTTCGTCGCCGCTCTTTGCGCTCGAGGGTCCTTCCGAGCCTGATGCGGAAACGTTGGAGATTGCGTTGGCTTCGACCTCGCAATCGTTGCCAGGCGGCTTCGGGGCCGACATCGACGTAGTCTTTCCCGTCCTGCATGGTCCGATGGGGGAAGACGGGACGGTCCAGGGGATGTTGGAGCTGGCGGGTATCCCCTACGTCGGTTCGAATGTGCTCGGTTCGGCGCTTGCCATGGACAAGGCGATGGCCAAGCTGGTCTTCGAGCAGCACGGTATTCCACAAGCGCCGTGGCTGCTGGTGAACCGGCGGGATTGGGAACGGGACCCTGGCGCCGTGGCAGGCAAGATCAGTATCCAGTTGGGCTACCCATGCTTCGTCAAGCCGGCCAACATGGGCTCCAGCGTCGGCGTGAGCAAGGTGCACAACCCGACCGAGTTGGCTGCGGCGATGGAATTGGCTGGCCGGCTCGACCGGCGCATCGTGGTCGAGAAGGGCGTCAACGCGCGCGAACTGGAAGTCTCTGTGCTCGGCAATGAGGATCCGATTGCATCTGTCGTCGGCGAAGTCGTCTCGGTCAACGAGTTCTACGACTACAGCGCGAAGTACGTCGACGAGGGGAGCCAGCTCCTGGTTCCAGCGGACATTCCTGCTGACGTGCAGGCAGAGATACAGCGCATCGCGGTGGAAGCGTTCATTGCGCTCGATCTTGCCGGGCTGGCGCGGGTCGATTTCTTCCTCGACGTCGACACCGGTCAGGTCTTGCTGAACGAGGTGAATACGATGCCAGGATTCACCTCGATCAGCATGTATCCACGGCTGTGGGAAGCCTCCGGGATCAGTCTTCCCGAGTTGGTGGAGCGCCTGCTGCAACTCGCGCTTGCCCGTTCCGAGGACCGAAAGGCATCCGCAGCCCACTCGTGA
- the murB gene encoding UDP-N-acetylmuramate dehydrogenase translates to MNRTVSSLAQTTIPGFPDLKLLANAPMANMTTWRIGGPADYVVRAGHPDKVMAALSWAHDEGLPVTVIGGGSNLLVGDEGIRGLVIVARTPGERAESLLTHEDQGDWVRVRVGAQAPLSWVGRHCCEQGWAGMDWGVGLPGAIGGATVNNAGAHGTEMKDHLDVVEIALSDASTERHDRAWLNPTYRHTRLKDASQPRGVAVNWVELVLPKGDPVELRRLADDHADYRHRTQPTGRCAGSTFTNPPDDYAGRLIEAAGLKDFAIGGVRFSTIHSNFIVNDGTGTAEQVLALIAHAQAVVLDRFGVHLETEIEPIGEFAGRSVL, encoded by the coding sequence ATGAACCGCACCGTATCTTCGCTTGCCCAGACGACCATTCCCGGTTTTCCTGACCTCAAGCTGTTGGCCAATGCGCCGATGGCCAACATGACGACCTGGCGAATCGGTGGCCCAGCCGACTATGTCGTCCGTGCAGGACACCCCGACAAGGTCATGGCCGCATTGTCATGGGCGCACGACGAAGGCCTGCCGGTGACCGTTATCGGCGGTGGCAGCAATCTGCTGGTGGGGGACGAGGGCATTCGAGGGCTCGTCATCGTGGCGCGCACTCCGGGCGAGCGCGCAGAGTCGTTGCTCACGCATGAAGACCAGGGCGATTGGGTGCGGGTTCGGGTTGGGGCGCAGGCGCCGCTCTCCTGGGTCGGCCGTCACTGCTGCGAGCAGGGATGGGCCGGCATGGATTGGGGCGTCGGGCTGCCCGGGGCAATCGGTGGCGCCACCGTCAACAATGCCGGAGCGCACGGCACGGAGATGAAGGACCACCTGGACGTTGTCGAGATTGCGCTGTCCGACGCATCGACCGAGCGGCACGACCGAGCCTGGCTGAACCCGACCTACCGGCATACTCGCCTGAAGGACGCTTCCCAACCCCGCGGCGTGGCGGTGAACTGGGTGGAACTCGTGCTGCCGAAAGGCGATCCGGTGGAACTCCGGCGCCTGGCCGACGACCATGCGGATTATCGCCACCGTACCCAGCCAACCGGACGATGCGCCGGCTCGACGTTCACCAATCCGCCAGACGACTACGCAGGTCGGTTGATCGAAGCGGCCGGTCTGAAGGACTTCGCGATCGGTGGGGTGCGGTTCTCGACCATTCATTCGAACTTCATCGTCAACGATGGCACTGGCACCGCGGAACAGGTGTTGGCGCTGATCGCGCACGCGCAAGCGGTGGTGCTCGACCGCTTTGGCGTGCATCTGGAAACCGAAATCGAACCCATCGGCGAATTCGCCGGAAGGAGCGTGCTATGA
- the murC gene encoding UDP-N-acetylmuramate--L-alanine ligase translates to MTLDVLPNPPARVHFIGIGGIGMSGLAAVLHEQGFVVTGSDSGTNAQTEQLAARGIVIQRGHDLTELAAIANLVVITAAVRDNPEIIAAREAGVPIIKRALLLGMLARKKTSIAVAGSHGKSTTSGMLATALHALGAEPSYFVGAVVGSSGSNSAWTDGAHIVVEADEYDRSFWTLHPDAAIITNIEFDHPDLFTPESYDEAFARFARQIEPGGVLVARGDDPGVARILPGLAVEPFQVITFGEEPGSDWRVTKRDDRWFVTPRGGRPIPLELQVPGKHNVMNAVAALAVLTHLGFDMEASVVALATFGGVGRRFELVGQAAGVTVIDDYAHHPTEIAATLHAARDRFPDRRLWAVFQPHTFSRTEALLNDFAAALAEADEIALLDIYAAREIDGGTVSSADVQRLIGPRAQLVGGVSDVVPAVYPLLQEGDVVLTIGAGDVTHAAPALVRALERGSID, encoded by the coding sequence ATGACGCTCGACGTGCTTCCCAATCCACCCGCTCGTGTTCATTTCATCGGTATCGGCGGGATCGGCATGAGCGGGCTTGCGGCGGTCTTGCACGAGCAGGGATTCGTCGTGACCGGGTCTGATTCCGGGACCAATGCCCAAACCGAGCAGCTTGCGGCCAGGGGGATCGTCATTCAACGCGGTCATGACCTCACAGAATTGGCCGCAATAGCGAACCTGGTCGTCATAACGGCGGCGGTCCGCGACAATCCCGAAATCATTGCAGCGCGTGAAGCAGGCGTTCCGATCATCAAGCGCGCGCTCCTGCTCGGCATGCTGGCCCGCAAGAAAACGTCCATCGCGGTGGCAGGATCGCACGGAAAATCGACCACCTCCGGAATGCTTGCAACGGCGCTGCATGCGCTCGGAGCCGAACCGTCGTATTTCGTAGGCGCAGTCGTTGGCAGCAGCGGTTCGAACTCGGCCTGGACCGATGGAGCGCACATCGTGGTCGAGGCGGACGAGTACGACCGATCGTTCTGGACCTTGCATCCCGATGCCGCGATTATCACCAACATCGAGTTCGATCATCCCGATCTCTTCACGCCTGAGAGCTACGACGAGGCATTTGCCCGTTTCGCGCGGCAGATCGAGCCCGGCGGGGTGCTGGTCGCACGAGGGGATGATCCCGGTGTGGCGCGCATCCTGCCCGGGTTGGCAGTCGAACCGTTTCAGGTCATTACGTTTGGTGAGGAGCCTGGCAGCGATTGGCGCGTGACGAAGCGAGATGACCGTTGGTTTGTCACGCCGCGTGGCGGTCGGCCAATCCCGCTCGAGCTTCAGGTGCCTGGCAAGCACAACGTCATGAACGCAGTCGCCGCGCTTGCGGTGTTGACCCACCTCGGTTTCGACATGGAAGCGAGCGTCGTGGCGCTGGCAACCTTCGGCGGCGTAGGCCGCCGGTTCGAACTGGTGGGCCAGGCTGCCGGTGTGACGGTCATCGACGACTATGCTCATCATCCGACGGAGATCGCGGCCACGTTGCATGCCGCTCGTGACCGATTCCCAGATCGCAGACTTTGGGCTGTCTTCCAGCCGCATACCTTCTCGCGCACAGAGGCGTTGCTGAATGATTTCGCGGCCGCGCTTGCTGAGGCGGATGAGATAGCCCTGCTGGACATCTACGCTGCACGAGAAATCGACGGCGGCACGGTGTCGTCAGCGGACGTGCAACGGCTGATTGGACCGCGTGCCCAATTGGTCGGCGGGGTGTCCGATGTGGTCCCGGCGGTTTATCCTCTTCTGCAGGAAGGGGATGTGGTGCTCACTATCGGCGCTGGCGATGTCACCCATGCCGCTCCCGCCCTCGTTCGCGCGCTCGAACGAGGTTCGATCGACTAG
- the murD gene encoding UDP-N-acetylmuramoyl-L-alanine--D-glutamate ligase, which translates to MISYQGKRVTVMGLGTRAGGLGVARYFAEQGAIVTVTDGKSEAELADTLSELRDLPIQFALGGHQERHFTPEGADLVVRNPAVRRSSPFLALARDSGVPVEMEMSIFLQASPAPVIGITGTKGKTSTATLTGALLRAWRPNTVLAGNMGVSAVAFLAELEADTPVVLEISNWQLEAMDERQIGPSIAVLTNIHEDHLDTYDDFDDYAETKRSIARHLSPDDSLIVNRDNAEAWRAAEHTRARIVSFGSVRPVDHGFWLEDRTVCWVTAVSIGCVELPDRFVYQGMHQRMNAMAAIAAAIMRGAGEEAIRTGLDAYQGVPNRNELVAEIDGVLYVNDTAATAPAAAIAALDAYPGRRVHVIAGGFDKKLDLASLGTALATKAASVILLEGTATPFLMDAIAAAGGSWFGPFDSMDAAVEKGASLARAGDVVLLSPGCASFGLFRDEFDRGDKFRQAVATLSGHNARATR; encoded by the coding sequence GTGATCTCATATCAGGGAAAACGGGTTACCGTGATGGGTCTCGGCACGCGTGCCGGCGGTCTGGGCGTCGCGCGGTATTTCGCCGAACAGGGCGCGATCGTAACGGTCACCGACGGAAAATCCGAAGCGGAACTGGCCGACACGTTGAGCGAGTTGCGCGACCTTCCCATCCAATTCGCGCTCGGTGGTCATCAGGAGCGCCATTTCACGCCAGAAGGCGCCGATCTGGTGGTGCGCAACCCTGCGGTGCGTCGTTCGTCACCCTTTCTTGCGCTGGCGCGGGACAGCGGCGTTCCTGTCGAAATGGAAATGTCGATCTTTCTGCAGGCCTCGCCGGCCCCGGTCATCGGCATCACGGGCACAAAGGGGAAAACCAGCACCGCGACGCTGACTGGAGCCCTGTTGCGGGCCTGGCGCCCGAATACGGTGCTTGCTGGCAACATGGGCGTTTCCGCGGTGGCGTTTCTTGCCGAGCTCGAAGCCGACACCCCGGTTGTGCTGGAAATCTCCAATTGGCAGCTGGAGGCGATGGACGAGCGTCAGATTGGACCGTCGATCGCCGTGCTGACCAACATCCATGAAGATCACCTCGATACCTATGACGATTTCGACGACTACGCCGAGACCAAACGCAGCATTGCTCGGCACCTCTCGCCAGACGACTCGCTGATCGTCAACCGGGACAACGCAGAAGCCTGGCGCGCGGCCGAGCACACCCGGGCCCGCATCGTTTCGTTTGGTTCGGTTCGGCCAGTCGATCATGGATTCTGGCTCGAAGACCGCACCGTCTGCTGGGTGACTGCTGTTTCGATTGGCTGCGTCGAGCTGCCCGATCGATTCGTCTATCAGGGGATGCATCAGCGCATGAACGCGATGGCCGCTATCGCCGCGGCAATCATGCGAGGCGCTGGCGAGGAGGCGATTCGAACTGGTCTCGATGCCTACCAGGGGGTTCCAAACCGGAACGAGCTCGTGGCCGAGATCGATGGCGTGCTCTACGTGAACGATACTGCCGCCACTGCTCCGGCCGCTGCAATCGCGGCGTTGGATGCGTATCCCGGACGCCGCGTGCACGTCATTGCGGGCGGTTTCGACAAGAAGCTCGATCTGGCATCGCTTGGAACAGCCCTGGCGACCAAAGCCGCATCCGTGATCCTGCTCGAGGGTACTGCCACGCCCTTCCTGATGGATGCGATCGCGGCTGCGGGAGGTTCCTGGTTTGGGCCATTCGACTCGATGGACGCCGCCGTTGAGAAAGGGGCCTCGCTTGCGCGAGCGGGGGATGTCGTGCTGCTCTCCCCAGGGTGCGCCTCATTCGGACTGTTCCGTGACGAGTTCGATCGGGGCGACAAGTTCCGACAGGCCGTGGCAACGCTTTCCGGACACAACGCGAGGGCAACCCGATGA
- the mraY gene encoding phospho-N-acetylmuramoyl-pentapeptide-transferase, with protein MSDATAAGHLNFGVLVTSVMPTDPNQNMAVSLALASLAFIVTVLIGRPIVTLLRVKKAGKQIRKEGPASHIVKMGVPTMGGIMVSTTVVILTVVFNLAGRLSMLLPVGILVAFAILGALDDRQSFVGAKRHGMTARRKLFWQTWISFIAGLLLYLPDPYGLGLHHVYIPFMGSYSLGLLYLPIAILTIIAMSNAVNITDGLDSLAGGLSAIAFVAYGVIAYQQGQVGVVTFSFTMVGSLLGFLWFNAHPAQVIMGDTGSLMLGATLAVCAFMTGQWLLLPIVGIVFVAEIVSVMLQVSYFKWTGGKRIFKMTPLHHHFEEKEDGWSETQVTLRFWIIGMMFGLIGVAFALL; from the coding sequence ATGAGCGATGCCACTGCTGCCGGTCACCTGAACTTCGGCGTTCTCGTGACGAGCGTCATGCCGACCGATCCGAATCAGAACATGGCCGTCTCGCTGGCATTGGCGAGCCTGGCGTTCATCGTTACTGTGCTGATCGGCCGGCCTATCGTCACCCTTCTGCGCGTCAAGAAGGCCGGCAAGCAGATCCGCAAAGAGGGCCCAGCCAGCCATATCGTCAAGATGGGTGTGCCAACAATGGGCGGCATCATGGTGTCGACCACGGTGGTCATCCTGACGGTGGTGTTCAATCTCGCCGGTCGGCTCTCGATGTTGCTGCCGGTTGGCATTCTGGTGGCGTTTGCCATCCTGGGCGCGCTCGACGATCGGCAGAGTTTCGTCGGCGCCAAGCGGCATGGGATGACGGCGCGCCGCAAGCTCTTTTGGCAAACCTGGATTTCGTTCATAGCGGGGTTGCTGCTTTATCTCCCCGACCCGTACGGCCTCGGACTGCATCACGTCTATATCCCCTTCATGGGGAGCTACAGCCTGGGGTTGCTCTACCTCCCGATCGCCATTCTCACCATCATCGCCATGTCCAACGCGGTCAACATCACCGATGGGCTCGACTCCCTCGCCGGTGGGCTCTCCGCGATCGCGTTCGTCGCCTATGGCGTGATTGCCTACCAGCAGGGGCAGGTAGGCGTTGTGACGTTCAGCTTCACCATGGTTGGCAGCTTGCTGGGTTTTCTCTGGTTCAATGCGCATCCCGCTCAGGTCATCATGGGGGACACCGGCTCGCTGATGCTGGGTGCGACGCTTGCGGTCTGTGCCTTCATGACCGGCCAATGGTTGCTTCTTCCGATCGTTGGCATCGTGTTCGTGGCCGAAATCGTCTCGGTTATGCTTCAGGTCAGCTACTTCAAGTGGACGGGCGGCAAGCGCATTTTCAAGATGACCCCGCTCCATCATCACTTCGAAGAGAAGGAAGACGGTTGGTCGGAAACGCAGGTGACGCTGCGCTTCTGGATCATCGGCATGATGTTTGGTTTGATCGGCGTGGCGTTCGCGCTCCTCTGA
- the murF gene encoding UDP-N-acetylmuramoyl-tripeptide--D-alanyl-D-alanine ligase produces the protein MPAPARARTSPPIPLSELLDASGAEVIGVIDPETEFRWIERNSRDVKPNDLFIAVKGEVHDGHAFVADAAAHGASAALVRADWAAQHADMSIPLIAVPDPVEALQQLAAARRAKLDIGVVGVTGSLGKTSTKETIAAVLGARYVTYRSPGNMNSEIGLPLSILEIGPDVQTAVLEMGGAYAMGEVALLAQIAKPHVGVVTTVHPIHLERLGSIEAIAETKRELPAALDSSGFAVLNGDDPRVRAMAEHTGATVLTYGSDATNTLWYGDLETFGNDGIAFTLHGLWPTRRISLPLAGAHSVELVMAALLCGHALGLELDDMLEPLSDRSVQIRLVAVAGPNGSRLIDDTYNASAPSVLSALRVLRETPAARRIAVLGGMRELGAETDEQHRIVGETAARSVDLLLTFGELAMKIAESARETAKVDGSSLSVQSFHEDQREELTASLLSELSDGDLVLLKGSRGLEMERIVRALVNVTEDSNPIA, from the coding sequence GTGCCCGCACCTGCTCGCGCGCGGACTTCACCTCCGATTCCCCTGTCGGAACTACTCGATGCGTCCGGCGCAGAGGTGATCGGAGTCATCGATCCAGAGACCGAATTCCGCTGGATCGAGCGCAATTCCCGCGATGTGAAGCCCAACGATCTCTTCATCGCGGTCAAGGGCGAGGTGCACGATGGGCACGCGTTCGTGGCCGATGCGGCTGCGCACGGGGCGTCCGCCGCGCTCGTGCGCGCCGATTGGGCGGCACAGCACGCCGACATGAGCATTCCACTGATCGCGGTCCCCGATCCAGTCGAAGCGCTTCAGCAGCTGGCGGCCGCGCGGCGCGCGAAGCTCGATATTGGCGTGGTAGGGGTCACCGGGAGTCTCGGCAAGACCAGCACCAAGGAGACGATAGCCGCGGTGCTCGGGGCCAGATACGTCACCTATCGCAGCCCTGGGAACATGAACAGCGAAATCGGACTTCCGCTCTCGATTCTGGAGATCGGGCCGGACGTTCAGACGGCGGTGCTCGAAATGGGCGGCGCTTACGCAATGGGCGAAGTTGCGCTGTTGGCGCAGATCGCCAAACCGCACGTCGGGGTCGTCACCACTGTGCATCCAATCCATCTGGAGCGCTTGGGCAGCATCGAGGCAATTGCCGAGACCAAACGCGAACTCCCGGCCGCGCTCGATTCGTCCGGTTTCGCGGTGCTGAATGGGGATGATCCTCGCGTTCGCGCCATGGCCGAACATACCGGGGCCACGGTCTTGACCTATGGTTCGGATGCGACGAACACGCTTTGGTACGGCGACCTGGAAACCTTCGGGAACGACGGCATCGCGTTCACGCTGCACGGGCTTTGGCCGACACGGCGGATTTCTCTGCCGCTTGCGGGCGCGCATTCGGTGGAGCTTGTGATGGCGGCGCTCCTGTGCGGCCATGCGCTCGGACTCGAGCTCGATGACATGCTCGAACCGTTGAGCGACCGGTCGGTGCAGATCCGCCTGGTGGCGGTTGCAGGTCCTAACGGCTCACGCTTGATCGACGACACCTACAACGCCAGCGCCCCATCGGTCCTCAGCGCGCTCCGCGTGCTGCGTGAGACTCCTGCTGCGCGCCGCATTGCCGTACTCGGCGGAATGCGCGAGCTCGGCGCGGAAACCGATGAACAGCATCGAATTGTGGGGGAGACGGCGGCGCGATCGGTTGACCTGCTCCTGACGTTTGGCGAGTTGGCAATGAAAATTGCCGAGTCCGCGCGTGAAACGGCCAAAGTCGACGGTTCATCCCTCAGCGTGCAATCATTCCACGAAGACCAGCGCGAGGAACTCACCGCCAGCCTCCTGTCTGAACTCTCCGACGGGGATCTTGTGTTGCTCAAGGGATCGCGCGGGCTGGAAATGGAGCGTATCGTGCGAGCGCTCGTGAACGTTACTGAGGATTCGAACCCAATCGCATGA